A portion of the Desmodus rotundus isolate HL8 chromosome 8, HLdesRot8A.1, whole genome shotgun sequence genome contains these proteins:
- the TIMP4 gene encoding metalloproteinase inhibitor 4, translated as MPRSPQTVPSWALLLRLLALLRPPGLGEACSCAPAHPQQHVCHSALVIRAKISSEKVVPASADPADTKKMIRYEIKQIKMFKGFEKVKDVQYIYTPFDSSLCGVKLEANSQKQYILTGQVLHDGKVFIHLCNYIEPWENLSFLQRESLNHHYHLNCGCQITTCYTVPCTIAAPNECLWTDWLLERKLYGYQAQHYVCMKHVDGTCSWYEGRLPLRKEFIDIIQP; from the exons ATGCCCCGGAGCCCCCAGACCGTGCCGAGCTGGGCGCTGTTGCTGCGGCTGCTGGCATTGCTACGGCCGCCGGGACTGGGCGAGGCGTGCAGCTGCGCCCCTGCGCACCCCCAGCAGCACGTCTGCCACTCGGCGCTTG TGATCCGGGCTAAAATCTCCAGTGAGAAGGTAGTTCCTGCCAGTGCAGACCCTGCTGACACTAAAAAAATGATCCGGTATGAAATCAAACAGATAAAG ATGTTTAAAGGGTTTGAGAAAGTCAAGGATGTTCAGTATATCTATACACCTTTTGATTCCTCCCTCTGTGGTGTGAAACTAGAAGCAAACAGCCAGAAGCAGTATATCTTAACTG GTCAGGTCCTCCATGATGGAAAAGTCTTCATCCATCTTTGCAACTACATTGAGCCCTGGGAGAACCTGTCCTTTTTGCAAAGAGAAAGTCTGAACCATCACTATCATCTGAATTGTGGCTGCCAA ATCACCACCTGCTACACAGTACCCTGCACCATTGCGGCCCCCAACGAGTGCCTCTGGACAGACTGGCTGTTGGAAAGAAAACTCTATGGGTACCAAGCCCAGCATTATGTCTGCATGAAGCATGTTGATGGCACCTGCAGCTGGTACGAGGGGCGCCTGCCCCTCAGGAAGGAGTTTATTGACATCATCCAGCCCTAG